The Chamaesiphon minutus PCC 6605 DNA window AAAAGCATAGGAACAGCTAAAACTAGCACAATGCTTTTGAGAAAAATCGCTGTATCAAGCTGCACCAATTTTCCGACAAAAACTAGCAGATAGATGGGCAAGAGAACTACTTGCAAAATCATATTCCAAGGAAGGAAGGCTGTAGCTAAAGTAACATTTCCTTTAGCAATCCCTGTAAAAATGAGATACCAGTCAGTACAAGGTGTGACCATCAGCATAATTAGCCCAACCCAAAGATCGGGAGAGTTCCGTAGGAAAATAGCTCCCAATCCCCAAACTAAAACAGGTGTCCAAATAAAGTTTATCCCTAAAACGAGTCCGGTCATCTTGTAATTTTGAAATGCCTGACCTAAATGATTAAGTGGAATATTTAGAAACACTCCATAGAGCATGACCATCAATGATGGAACAATCAAAGATACAGCATTTTCCTCAACCCATTTGATTTGTCCTAACATCAGCCCAATTAAGATGGAAATGATGACAAATACAGATTGAAGTTTTTCAGTTAAACTCATGTTGGGAGATCTCCATGAAATATTTGAAGAGAGCAATAAATATGCTGTAAACATTGGGCAGCAACATTGAACAATCCATTCATAACCGGATTGCCTACAGTTATTAGACGACAGCGACATTGGCGGGTGGCGACAGCGATCGACTCTGACATTTTTACCGATCGGTACTTGTCGCGACAGGTACCGATCGATCGTCAAATCTATAGCCAGATAGGGGTCTAGCTGCGTCACTAAGGGCTGTCATTTGGCAAACGACACCCTATTTAACCCCAGAGTCGATCGATGTCGCCCCGCCAATTCTCGTGTCATTTAATACCGTCGAAATGTCGAGTATGATGGCGTTGATTTTGCTACTGGTAGCTCTAATAATTCTTCTAATTGCGCTTGGTGTAAGTTGGCAAAATCAGCTAGTGGTCTATATCCGATGTATCCGCATAAGCTACCCATTAAACTCATAAACAACACAGTCCATAATGAATACTTTTTGCCTTTGTTGTCACGATGGTCTGGTATTTGCTTTAATTGTTCTATGAGGAGCATTTAGACTAATTTCCTTTGCTAGGTAATTTAGTCTATCCTCATTTTCCTCCCATGATTTTTCTTTCCTTGTATGAAACCACCCTGCCTCGTTGATAAGTCAACGGGGTCATGCCGAGATGAGGAACGGC harbors:
- a CDS encoding arsenic resistance protein, which encodes MSLTEKLQSVFVIISILIGLMLGQIKWVEENAVSLIVPSLMVMLYGVFLNIPLNHLGQAFQNYKMTGLVLGINFIWTPVLVWGLGAIFLRNSPDLWVGLIMLMVTPCTDWYLIFTGIAKGNVTLATAFLPWNMILQVVLLPIYLLVFVGKLVQLDTAIFLKSIVLVLAVPMLLAFIAKWLIPKVNGLWREIPLKIAAGQTLFLCLAITAVFASQGQTLIQNPDVLLKMLPPILIFYVVTFLLTQVIARLGNFSYEDFACFSCTTLARNSPLALAIATTVFPDRPLITLVLAIEPLVELPVMVLISQLLLFLRRKGRYSQMEK
- a CDS encoding transposase family protein translates to MLLIEQLKQIPDHRDNKGKKYSLWTVLFMSLMGSLCGYIGYRPLADFANLHQAQLEELLELPVAKSTPSYSTFRRY